Within Calditrichota bacterium, the genomic segment TGAACGCTGTCAACATTTTCGTGTTGCCAGCTCACGTGAATGAAATGGCCGTAGCCATTGTCTTCCCAAGGGTCAAAAATGAGTTTTGCTTCTGACCAGGGCCCCCAGGGATAATCCGCATATCTAAATGCTATTCCTTTATTATCGTTGTAAAGCAAAATCCATTTTTTCAGGAAAGTGTTGTAGGAAACGGACAATTCGCCGACTACAGGGTCATAAAAAATCGGCGCCGCCTCTGCCTCATTTTTGCTCCAAAGCGGTTTATTTGCATTATTCAAGCCCTTTAAAAAATAAATACTGGTTCTCAATTCGATGCTGTCTGCCGGCTGATAGGCAAGCCTGACGTCACTGGCTCTGTATTCGCCGGAACCCAAAATAACCAATCCGGTTCCCGCAGAATCAGGAAAGCCCTGCCAGACTGCAACGTCTGTTTTTACAATTGAAACATTGATAAAATACAACGAAGAAAAATCGTACAAGTGAGTAAAATTGTAGCCATCATCTTCAGATACCGCTACTACAGATCTGCCCATGGTAACATCTGCTGTGTGACCTGTCGTCGCGTAAATATACATTTTGTCATTGACACTGACTCCCTCCATCGGCACTTCAAAATCTTTGAGACTGATGCCCGGGATGGAAACAGG encodes:
- a CDS encoding DUF4185 domain-containing protein — protein: MKTTIFGLIFILLISYLIWCDSESPNTPEPTMEEVVILSHAQKIEQLIGDFDRERQTPTSNLTGQRYGLYFTDLGVPFKHKDRIYLLFGDAVPGADDPIAYTTDNTPENGINLNFLQNDVGTYRPVSIPGISLKDFEVPMEGVSVNDKMYIYATTGHTADVTMGRSVVAVSEDDGYNFTHLYDFSSLYFINVSIVKTDVAVWQGFPDSAGTGLVILGSGEYRASDVRLAYQPADSIELRTSIYFLKGLNNANKPLWSKNEAEAAPIFYDPVVGELSVSYNTFLKKWILLYNDNKGIAFRYADYPWGPWSEAKLIFDPWEDNGYGHFIHVSWQHENVDSVHDPGRENEWGGAYGPYQFEDLATGDSTSTTIYFTMSTWNPYTVVLMKAILGLKKIPDY